The region TTCCTGGAAAAAACACATGGCATTTTAACTCAGGATGAAATCTCTTACCTGGCGTTTTCCTGCCGCTATATCACTTTCATCCAGGGAATAAGGTTTCTAACGGACTTCCTTGATGGCGATAAATATTACAAAACAAGCAGCGAAAATCACAATCTTTTCCGGGCCAGAGCGCAATTTAAGCTGGCGGAGAGCATGAGGGAGGATTTTAAGGAGATGCAGGGGATTGTTATGAATGGTTGCTAAACAGCAGCCGTTTGGGACACAAATCACTTTTTTTTGGCATGAATGCACGAATCAGGGCTTTATTCGTGCATTGGTGGCAACCTTCTTTTCTTATTATCAGTACAAATCACTCAACCCAAAATCCGGTTTCTTGCTGATCCAGCGACCATTGGTGAAATCGGGGAAAGGCATGGGGGCGCTGCCCATAGCAATTGATTTTTCGCTCAGCGGGGTGATAGCAAGCATGGTGGCGGCATCATATACATCAATAGGTGGCGCTGTGTTTCGTTTCGCTGATTCCACAAAAGCGTTGATCATGAACCAGTCCATGCCGCCATGGCCGGCGCCTGCGGCATCATCCTGGTAACGTTTCCAAAGCGGATGATCATATTTTTCGAGCCATAGCTGTTGGTCATCCCAGCGGTGGCCTTCCGAAACTCCTTCCACATGAATGGATTTGTTCACATCCATCCACAAGCCCTTGGTACCCTGCACCCTGAAAGCAAGCGAGTAAGGACGGGGCAAATTGGTATCATGGCTTACCAGTACTTTTTCGCCATTGCTGCATTGAATGAGCGTAGTCACCACATCACCCAGCTTCCATTCAAGCCTTGCGTTGGGATGGTTAGGGTCAACCTCATTCAGATATTCCTGCAATCCCCTGGCCTTGGTTGACATTGAAACAAGGTGAGTGAAACGGTTCCCTCGGTTGATATTGATATAATTCATGATAGGCCCCGCCCCATGTGTCGGATATAAATCGCCGTTGCGGTGCAGGGAGTGAATGGTTCTCCATTTGGCTTCACTCAAGGCATTTTCGCCAAACTCCGAACCGCGGGAGTAAACAGTTTCCCCATCGTTGAATTTTACATTCCTGAGATCGTGCTGGTAACCACATTCAATGTGGATCAACTCGCCAAACACATTGTTACGAACCATGTTGAGCACGGCCATCACATCGCGGCGGTAGCAAACATTTTCGAGAAAGAAAAAATGCGACCCGGTTTCTTCATGCGTATTAACCAGGTTCCAGCACTGATCAATCGAAAAAGCGCCGGAAACTTCACAGCCCACGTACAATCCATGCTTCATGGCTGCAACTGCCTGACGACTATGCCAGGTCCAAGGTGTAGAAATGATAACTGCATCCAGTTTTTCTTTGTCAAGCATCTTCAGATAATCGTAAACACCTTGACCATAGGCATCAGGCTTTTTCAGGTCCATCTGTTCAAACATTTTCATCGAGGAGGCAATTGCTTTTGGTTCGGGATCGGCAATACATGGAACAATGCAATCGCCACGCCTGAGGATTAGATCCAGATTACCCCGGCCCCGCAAGCCCACACCAATAAATCCAACCCGCAGTTTTTCGCCATCTTTGGCAGACAATGGTGTTGGCATTGAATGAAAAACAGGTTCAGGCAAATCAACCGGGTTGATATTGCCAGTGC is a window of Bacteroidales bacterium DNA encoding:
- a CDS encoding Gfo/Idh/MocA family oxidoreductase, encoding MPTPLSAKDGEKLRVGFIGVGLRGRGNLDLILRRGDCIVPCIADPEPKAIASSMKMFEQMDLKKPDAYGQGVYDYLKMLDKEKLDAVIISTPWTWHSRQAVAAMKHGLYVGCEVSGAFSIDQCWNLVNTHEETGSHFFFLENVCYRRDVMAVLNMVRNNVFGELIHIECGYQHDLRNVKFNDGETVYSRGSEFGENALSEAKWRTIHSLHRNGDLYPTHGAGPIMNYININRGNRFTHLVSMSTKARGLQEYLNEVDPNHPNARLEWKLGDVVTTLIQCSNGEKVLVSHDTNLPRPYSLAFRVQGTKGLWMDVNKSIHVEGVSEGHRWDDQQLWLEKYDHPLWKRYQDDAAGAGHGGMDWFMINAFVESAKRNTAPPIDVYDAATMLAITPLSEKSIAMGSAPMPFPDFTNGRWISKKPDFGLSDLY